The Clostridia bacterium genome has a segment encoding these proteins:
- a CDS encoding helix-turn-helix transcriptional regulator, with translation MKEELVNSMYELLRDRGTDLYIQYADYDHCDVHFHQCIELVLLESGEMTVTINGKSRSFKDGEKGLAFIASYDIHHILRSADSKIIICIIPVFFLKSFFAAANELNYQSCYIEDSKIIDKIHDLLKELMVYKKGNLLLVKGIIYTILGLLIETKSLKTANVPAPKQLTQRVLEYLNNNFKSKITLETLADEFNYSKYYFSKIFNQYFACNLATYINMLRATYVATQLNDNSVHNIVELAYEAGFDSLRTFYRSFNQLFKTSPKNFKKKIYENDKVNNSIMTLNA, from the coding sequence ATGAAAGAAGAACTGGTCAATTCTATGTATGAACTATTAAGGGATCGCGGTACTGACCTATATATTCAATATGCCGATTATGACCATTGCGATGTCCATTTTCATCAGTGTATTGAGCTTGTTTTATTAGAATCAGGTGAAATGACTGTAACGATTAACGGCAAAAGCCGTTCATTCAAAGACGGCGAAAAAGGACTTGCTTTTATCGCCAGTTATGATATACATCATATATTACGCTCTGCAGACAGCAAAATAATAATCTGCATCATTCCCGTTTTCTTCCTAAAAAGCTTTTTTGCGGCAGCAAACGAGTTAAATTATCAAAGCTGTTATATTGAAGATAGTAAAATTATAGATAAAATTCATGATTTGCTAAAAGAACTAATGGTCTATAAAAAAGGCAATCTTTTGCTTGTAAAAGGAATAATTTATACCATTTTGGGTCTTCTTATAGAAACCAAATCATTAAAAACAGCCAATGTTCCTGCGCCAAAACAGCTCACACAACGGGTTTTGGAATATCTCAATAATAATTTCAAATCCAAAATAACCTTGGAAACCTTGGCAGACGAGTTTAATTACAGCAAATATTATTTTTCTAAAATATTTAATCAATACTTTGCGTGCAATCTTGCCACTTATATCAATATGTTGCGCGCTACCTATGTGGCCACACAGCTAAATGATAATTCTGTTCATAATATAGTAGAACTTGCTTATGAAGCAGGCTTTGATAGCCTAAGAACATTTTACAGAAGCTTTAATCAATTATTTAAAACAAGTCCAAAAAATTTCAAGAAAAAAATATATGAAAATGATAAAGTAAATAATTCAATTATGACTTTAAATGCATAA
- a CDS encoding DegV family protein — translation MSFILSSDSCCDALKSDLKKHNIKYIPMAYIIDDVEYRDNYDSEEEYRNFYDLLRSGKMPKTTQLSPFETAEYFEKLIKEEQGDIVHLSLSGGLSNTANNAKAAAQEVMEKYPDRKIYVVDTKAATQGQLYILDRARELRDEGKTAKEVYDYLVELADRVHHWILVKDLFHLKRGGRVNPALAIVGTVLGIRPIIVINHKGELAPYDKERGVTKALRYAVKALKKHAKEGITRAYIAHADDIENANDLKQMLLEEGIPDVKIGYIGPIIGSHTGPGTVGLVFEGEKRIVIDAHKN, via the coding sequence ATGAGTTTTATACTTTCTTCTGATTCATGTTGTGACGCTTTAAAAAGTGATTTGAAAAAGCATAATATCAAATATATTCCTATGGCGTATATTATTGACGATGTAGAATATAGAGATAATTATGACAGTGAAGAAGAATACAGAAATTTTTATGATTTGCTTCGTTCTGGCAAAATGCCCAAGACAACTCAGCTTTCTCCCTTTGAAACTGCCGAGTATTTTGAAAAGCTAATTAAAGAAGAACAGGGCGATATAGTACATTTATCACTGTCAGGCGGTTTGTCTAATACTGCCAATAATGCCAAGGCTGCAGCTCAAGAAGTAATGGAAAAATATCCTGATCGCAAGATTTATGTAGTAGATACAAAAGCGGCCACTCAAGGTCAATTGTATATATTGGATAGAGCTAGAGAATTGAGAGACGAAGGCAAAACAGCAAAAGAAGTTTATGATTATCTTGTAGAATTAGCAGACAGAGTACATCACTGGATTTTGGTAAAGGACTTGTTCCATCTAAAACGCGGAGGAAGAGTTAATCCCGCTTTGGCGATAGTAGGTACAGTTTTGGGTATTCGTCCCATAATTGTTATTAACCATAAAGGCGAGCTTGCTCCTTATGATAAAGAACGCGGTGTTACTAAGGCGCTAAGATACGCTGTAAAAGCGTTGAAAAAACACGCAAAAGAAGGAATAACCAGAGCATATATCGCGCATGCAGATGATATTGAAAATGCTAATGACCTTAAGCAAATGCTATTAGAAGAAGGAATTCCTGATGTAAAGATAGGCTATATTGGGCCCATTATTGGAAGCCACACAGGTCCCGGAACAGTAGGTCTAGTATTTGAAGGCGAAAAGCGTATTGTTATAGATGCTCATAAAAACTAG